AAAGGCTGTGGGAAGTTGGAGGAGGAAAGGCCATTGGATTGGAGATGAGGCCTCCCCTGGTCCAACTCCACAGAGCTGCTGCCAGTAGCTTCTCCCCTTTGAGCTGAGTCTCAACTGTTCCCCATGTCTTCCGTTAGAGAAGGCAGAAACTGGACTCTGAGACCGCTGGGCTTTGTGACTGTTGCTCTGTCTGGTTCCAGCTCCACAGATCAAGATGCTGTCCCCCTTCCCTCACCCCAGGCCAGCCTCCTTTTGGTGTTTTGTCTCAGCCTCTAGATGGCAGAGCCTCTTTCTGCTCATGAAgggtatccccagaacttagcccAGCCCTGGCACGTCCTAGGCGCTTGCTTCATCGATGTTCTCGGATGAGGCCGTGAAGGGAGGATCCGGAGTAACTCCGGAGCGAGCAGATCCTGTGGCATGTTGAAGCCAGGAGCCGCGCTGGGGCGGCTTAAGaagtgagggagaagagaggaagtgagggaAGATGGGCTCCTCTGCGAGACTGGGCACAAAGGGCACAAGAGGTAGCCCCTCGTGCTCAGTGGGcatggaaggatggagggagaagtTCTTGAGCATTGCCGGGGGCAGAAGGGAAGTAGCCAGTGGCCAGGGGGAGCTTGAAGACAAGCGATGATGGAGTAGGGAGGCCGGAGGgggcaatctgttggaggagacGGGATCGAATGGGATCATTTGGCCAAGTAGTGGCTTAGCCTTGGTGAGGAGTCAGGCTGTGTGAGACAGGAGTGAAGCAGGAGAGAGTGGCAGAAGGAATCTGAGTGATGGGAATCAAGAAAGAGTGAGAAAATGGGGAGTTCACAGCCAACGGCCTCCATTTTATCAGCAAAAGAGGGGCCCGAGGCCTCTGCCCAGGGACTGGGGTGAAGGGGAGCTGAGGGAGGACTGAGGAGGGATGAGGACATTTGGGAGGGCCACAGTGGAGAAGGGGACAGTGAGCTATAAGGGAGGTCGAGTAGGATTGCTCAGTGGCAGTGAGGGAGCAGTTGAGATCTTGTAACGGAACTCTGTAGTGAACCCATGCAGAAAATGTCCCCCAAGTTCCTTCAGGAGCACATATGAAAGAGTGAAGGCAGAGGCCCACGTGGTGGGAGTGAGTCAAGACTGGGGCTTGGCAAGGGAGTCATTGGTGATATGATAAAGGAGGCCAAGAATGCCACAGAGGACCACATTGTAGAGTTGAACTGGTTGTCCAAGAGGTCAAGATGAAGAGAAGAACAGAGTGTGATGAGAGCTAGGGAGATGGCCTGAGAGGGTACCGAGGGGTCAGGGGACTGGAGATGTGGACAAAGAATGGAGTAGGCTAAGGGAAGGCAGGGGGAGAGGTGGAAAGCCAAGAGACTTGCATGGTGCACTTGGGGTGGATGGCAAGATCCGGGGCACGAGCATCCTTGTGTGTGGCCGAGGCGGGGgcaggggggggggcaggagtgGCCCTTGGCTGTCCTCCCCAGCCCCAGATCTCCTGAGGCATTTCCTCTCACACCTTGGCCTTTGGACCTCCTCGGTCTGGGCCTCAAGGCCAAGTTCTCGTGAATTATCACCATATATCTGTCTCCTCTCCAGGATCACAACTGCAGGGAGAGCACTGGTGGCCTGCAAGTACCTGGCTGCAAGTACCAGCTTTCTCTTCTTTGGTGCCTTGCCTGAGATCCCCTGAGGCACCTCTTCTTCCCAAAGGAACCTGGGCCActtctcccaccacctctcctgAGACCAGGTAAGACACTCCCTCCCACATCCAGGCCCCACATCCAAAGCTGCCCTGCTGATGAGGGCAGAAAGCCAGCTGTGCCCCACaagcctccctcccccaccccaaagccCCAGACCCACATCTGCTGGAAGAGCACAGTTGGCACCTGAGGGCTTGTCTGGCCATCTCCCCAGGCTTGTGCCCTGGCGGAGATGATCCCCTGATCCTTTGCCTCCCCGAATGACCTCGACCATCTACCCCAGACCCAGATTCCCCTGGGGCGCCTCCTCCCGGACTGACCTTGGCCATCCTGTCCCCCACTGAGGTCAGGTGAGGTGCCTCCTCCCAGACCTTGGTCTTTGGCCCTCCCGCGTCCAGACCCCGAATGCAAAGGCACCTTGCTGATCTCAGAGACAGAAAGCCTTCTCTTCCATACACCCACCTTATATGCAGGGAGACAGTCACCAGTGGCCCCAGGGGTGCCTGCCTAGAGGTCCTTTCAGTCTTCTGCCCTAGTTCTGCCCAGACAGACATCTAGTAAGGAGCTTCCTCCAGATTTTGGCCCTTCTAGACCCAGGCCCCCGGGGTCTGAGGCAACCGACCCCGCCTCAGTTTGGAGACTAGCAAAGACCTTACCTCTCAGACTTGACCACAGGCCCTAGGGAACTCTTCTCTCCTCGGAGTGACCTCAGGCTTTGGCCCTTTCGCATGCAGGGCCTGCACTCCTGGGTCTTGAGGCTGAAGCAGCAGCTGCCCTCCTTCTCTCCTGATGGAGATCCTGAAAGGCACCTCTCCACAGACTGATCTTGCTCTTTGGCCCTCTTGAGTCCAGGCACTGAGCCAAAGGCTGTCCTGCCCCAGCCTTGCCCTTGATGAGATTAGCACAGACCTCTCCTCCTACCCTGCCTTTGGCCACTGGCCCTCTTCCTATCTGATCCCGTGCTCCCCACTCTTCTGAGAACCCAAGAAGACATGTGTCTCCTTCACAGACCCCAATCTGACGTGAGAACACCAGTGGACCGTGACTGtgcatctctccatctttctagTCTAGCCTGGAACCGAGATTCCAAAGGTGTCTTCTTTCAGCTTGACTTTAAGCCATTCTCCTGAGACCGAGATCCAGTAAGATGTTTCCTCTTGGACCCGTGTTCCCTTTCAACCCATGACTCCCCTGGCCCAGATTCCAAGCCAGCCCCCAACACCCCTTCTTCCCTGACAGGAGTCCATCCTGGAATCTCCTCCCAGATTGACCTTGGCCAACATCCCTTGGGGATCCAAGCCCTGGGTGGGAGTCAGTGCCAGTCCCCTTCCCCTCTTGGCCCAGTCTTCCCAGAGTGACCTTGGCCGTCGAGCAACCCATGGATGCACCAATCTGGAAATGTTTACAAAGTGCCTAGGATGTGCCAGGCCCCTTGCTCGGCACTGGGGTCggcaaaagaggcaaaaggcaaggTCCCAGGCCACACTAGCCCTGCCtcgtcccccacccccacccccacctagatGGCAAAAGGCATTTCCTCCCACACTGACCTTGGTCATTCTCCCCAGGCCCAGGACTGAACCGTTCCCTGGGTCCCACAGCCAGCGTCTTCACTGACCAAGATTGGGCAAGAGAGGCCCACCCTCCCAGACTCTCGTTGGCACTAGCCCCTCACAGATCTAGGCCCTGAGCTCCTGAGCGACCCGGACTCGTCTCACCTACGCGCTGCTCCCACCACCACCGCAAAAGGCATCTCTACCACTGACTGACATCCAGAGAGGCTCTGTGTGAGTGCCTGTCCTTCCGTTCCTCCCACAGACGACTGTCATCAGGGGCTAGCCCCGTGCCTGACTTGACTTCACCAAAGGCTGTGGCCTGGCCTCTCCCAGCCCAGGCTGACGCCCCAGGAGCTGAAAAAGCTCCACGACATCCCAGGACATCTGACTATCTCTTACCAGGGGAGCCAAGATGAGCTGGAGTCTGACGGAGTATGGTTCTTCACGGTCCTCCCCAGGCAAGCACGGAGACCGTTTCATCCCGTCCCGAAGCGCAGCCAACTGGGACCTGAAATTCCATAGGACGCAAGACTCTGAGAAATCCCTGAAGGAGAAGTGGCCATCCAGACAGGCCACATCGGGCAACAGCCCAATCTACTCTGCCTTGCTGGATAATGAGCTGCTGGGGGTCGGCATTGAGAGAGTCCAGAATGTCAAGGGGAGGGGGCAAAGGCTTCCCCAGCCTTGCAGCCCAGAGAAGGAGGATCTCTTTGTGTATAGCCCTAGCACTGAGGGCTGGTGGAGACCTGACGCGGTCCGTGCAGCCTCCTCTCATGGCATGTCATCCATCAGCAGCAAAAGCCAGGCCTTACTGGCGTCGCAAAAGAAGACCCCGAAGAGCATCTCCGCAAAGCCTTTCAAAATCCTCGAGGCCCCGGAGCTGCAAGACAACTTCTGCCTGAACCTACTAGACTGGTCTTCCCTCAACATCATCTCTGTGGGCCTGGGTACTTCTGTTTTCCTATGGCATGCCGCCACATGCCAGGTGGTGAGGGTATGTGACCTGTCAGTGGAGGGAGATTCCGTGACCTCGGTGTGCTGGTCTCAGCGGGGCATTTTGCTAGCCGTGGGCACGCAGAAAGGGTTTGTGCATGTCTGGGACGTTGTAGCCGAGAGGCGAGTGTGCGTGCTGAACAAGCACAGCTCCAGAGTCAGCGTGCTGGCCTGGAATGCCGACCAGATTTCTTCTGGGAGCCGTGACAAGCTGATCCTCCAGAGGGACCTCCGCACCCGGGCCATGCAGTCTCGGCGCTGCCTCCAAGGCCACAGCGGTGAGGTGTGTGGGCTCGAGTGGTCCACGAACCGCAGGCTGCTGGCCTCCAGCGGCAAGGACAATACGGTCGTGCTCTGGACGCCGGCCAGTCCAAAGCCTGTCCAGCAGCACACTGGCCACAAGGCGGCCGTGAAGGCCATCGCCTGGTCTCCCCATCAGCATGGCCTCCTAGCGTCTGGTGGCTGCCAGGCCGACTGCGCCATCCTTTTCTGGAACACGCTGACCAATCAGATCCTCCAGAGCATCCATACAGGTTCTCAGGTGGGCAACCTGGCCTGGTCCAGACACACCAACGAGCTGGTGAGCACCCACGGCTCCCCGGAAAACCAGATCGCCATCTGGAAATACCCCTCCCTGGCACAAGCCAACAAGCTCACGGGCCACACCTGCCCAGTCTCGCATCTGACCGTGTCTCCCGATGGACAGGTCATAGCTACAGGGGCTGCGGATGAGACTCTCAGACTCTGGGAAGTTTTTAACAAAACCCATCCGTCCAGACCATCCGAGTCCACCCTCGACCTCTTCACCCGTATCCGGTAACCGCCCAACCCCACACGCTGAGACCACTCCGGGCCAGTCGGGGAGAACACCACTGACTCGGAGCAGCTTGTGCGGAAGGAACCCCAATGACCAGCTGTCAGAATGGGAaaggaggggtggggggtggggggtggggggtgggggggtggggggtgggtgggtggtgaGGGGGGTGAGTggtgaggggggtggggggtggggggatggtgAGGGGGGTGAGTggtgaggggggtggggggtgggggggtggggggtgagggggtggaTCTGGAGAAACCTGCCTTCCAGGTCATTGTTCATCATGGGGTTGGGGATGGGactgaataataaatattggGGGCAGGCACAGGCAGGACTGAGGGGAAATACTCCAAGTTTAAGAGCCTATTCTTGCTGGAGGGCAAGTAGAAGAAAGAGCCAAACTGGGGTGCAGGGAGGGGTACAATCTGCATTTCACCTACTGGACTAGAGCACTGTGGCCAGAACCCGCCAACCCTGAGAACGGGCTTCCTCCTTGTGCTCTGCCCCGTCTCTGGGAACAGACAAACAAAGCTGGCTTCATCCTTGGGattgtggggggggggtggtgggGGGGGATGGGGACAACTGGGGGAGGGGACAGGGGTTGCAGGCTACAGGCGACCTTGCCTGCCCTTCCATTCGGATGGGCTGCCCTGGAAGCTGAGGCCCACTGGGCCCAACCTTCCCCTGTGTAAATGTGAAGGATTTCACGGCAGCTGGAGGAAGAGGACTCTGTAAGGCCTGAGAATGGGACGCCCTTTCAGGCTCTCCTCTAGGCCTGGCCTACCAACCCACCAAGAAAGCTCTGCTCCACCCTGGCTCAAGAGAGGCTTTGAGCTGCTGCCCAGAGCAGTAGAGGTGGGGAAGATGGGTGCTAGTGGTGGTGGGATTGGGGGCGGCTGCTATTCCTTTTTTTGAAGAGATGACGATGTGTTGAGATGGATTTTCTACCAAAGCCAAGAAGGTCTTTCCAAATATTCTTTTCGGtggcaagagaaaggcagagaggggAGCATGCTTCCACCTGACCCTCACCAGGGGCCACTTGTCTAGTCCTAACCAGCCTTGGGATTGGCTGCTGAAGCCTGGGAGTCGCAGGGAGCCCTCAGCCCTGTGACTGTGGGGAAGTCCATCTGAttgctggggtggggtggggtggggtggggtggggtggggtggggtggggatgggccAGTCCCACTGCTTTTGCTGGGGAAAAAAACATCCATGCGTGTCTGCAGAGGTCGCCACGTGTATATACGCATATGGCGATGCATGTGCGTATACACACTTGTGTGATAGGTGTTTCGTGGGGGAGGGCGGTGGAATGATCAAAACCAAATTTTGCCTTGTTCCTGGCCAGAACCCTAGATGCTTCGGGAAAGGAGGCAGATGCCAACGGGCTCACTAGCGGATGCTAAATCCACCTCGTGAGTGGGGAAACCAAGAAACTTTGGTTAACTCTAGGACGTTGCTGGGTCTGGAGACGGCTTTGGAGAGTCGGGGAATGTCCCTCCCTAGAGCTCACAACAGGCCAGGCCACTGAATGGGAGGCTGATGCCATATGCTGCATCTGAGGGAGGAGAGTATATATGGAGCCCAGGGGGGAAGACGTTGATGTAAATCGACCAAACTGGCATTAAACCAAGTGGAACTTGAAAACCAAAGGTGCCTTTCTTTCCCTAGCCCCTCCGACGCCGAATATTCCCATCTTTTGCCAAATCTTGGCCAGTGGATGGATGAATGAGTGAGGGCCATAGCATCTCCTCAGTGCTTGCTCTGTACAGAGCATCGGAGaaggacagaaagagaaggaCTTTGCTCTGCAGCAATAGCTCACCCAGAATTGGGGAAGAAAACACATGCAGGGGAGTTCAGATGGTAAGGTGGATGGTTAAGGCCCAGGGGTCCTCAGGTTACAGCCTACAGGCCAGATGGCAGTGCTGTGGGAGTGTGGGGCCAGAGAGTAAGGTCCAGTGGGATGGGGAGCCCCATGAAGGCCACACTTGTTACCCGAAGGAGTGCGGTTGGGACTCTCCCTGCTAGTCGGGGCACTGCGTCCAACTTACAGGGTATGTGCAGGGCGTTGGTGGGGTGTCTTGAGATGCCTGGGCCACCCCTTTGGGCCGGGTGACAGCGAGCCTGAGGGCCGCCATGGAGAAAAGGCTCCGGTTTCCCTCAGATGGGGTAGAGTCGGCCCTGGTAGTTCAGAGGGGAGAGTCCCGCCATGATTTTGAAACAAGTAGGGAACATTAGTTGAATGCGTGTGTGCTTGATTGGCTTTCCTTCAGCATCTGCTCACCTTCTCCCGCGACCTTTTGGAGATTTGGACCCCATAGCTGCTGAATAAAGTATAGGACAGAAAAAGAGCATATTGTGGCTCACTGCTTCCTTTTGGACCGACCTAATGAGACCTTCCCTGTTTTGCTGGTTGTTCACATTTCCCTCTTACTGGTGATTTGGTGCTTTCTTCCATTGGCTTAACAATGAGCACATTTTCTTTTTAGAGCTTTTTCGTCACATCCTTTGACAACTTGCCCTATGGAGAACAGCTCTTGGTGTCATTTATGTTTATTCCTTTTATGCCTCGATCTTCTAATGCACAACCACCTCTCCAATTCGCCTTCTCCATACTTAGAGGAATTGGATAGCTCAGGTTTTAGACCTATGGGATTGGGGGTCCATTGAGACAAACTGTGTAATGTGCTCTCCTGGTGGCAAGTTCACTCATTAACTCACTGGGCCTACCAAGCTCCCCTAGCAAACCCTTAACCAACACTGCCCCTGCCTGTTTTGCCCACTTCCTCTGCTCTCACTTCTCGGACCCGCACAATGTTTTCTGACCCATCCCACTCAAATCAAGCTGCTGTCTTCAAGGTTGTCAGTGATCCCGTCCTAGCTCTTGGCCTTTTTCTCAGTGCTCATCCTTAGTGGCCTCTTTTCAGTGTTTGATCATCCTGTGTTGATGCTTTCTACTTTCCGGGGTTTTCTGCCATTTCTGAATCTTTAACCAGAGCACACTCCCTCACTGCTGTGTCTTTAACTTAAGCCATGTCATGggatttcctttctctctctctctctctctctctctctctctctctctctctctctctctctctctcctctctctctctcctcatctgttCCTATAggcccatgatggtgaacctatggcacacgtgccCCGAaaggcacacagagacctctctgtgggtatgcctgcagtcctttttttttcacttgaaagCCAGAGGGACTAGGAGCAGAgttgttcccctccccctttccatgcacttgaggacattcctcacttcccctacccctctacccagcagcccaatgggagcacttcttccttccttcccctgtctgggacaAGGAGAGGAGGGTGAGGTGGGGGGGCATGATGTGGTACTCAATCTCTCAAGGGAGTGGGTGGGCATGGCACTCACTTTGGGGGGGGTTTGGGACGGGTCCCGGCACcccttctctaaaaggttcaccatcactgctatagcgTCATTTATCTCTATGCAGAGAATCCCCACATGCTTAATGTCCAGCCCTGCTACTCCATTCCTACATCACAAACTGCCTGTTGGACGTGCCTAATTGGATATCTTGTGATCATCTTAAATTTATCATATCCCAAATAGAACTTGGTGTCTGTCTTGGCACTCCCATCCTTCCTGTCACTCAGGTTCACAACCTCAGACTCATCCTGGAATTCTTGTTTGCCTCACCTTGTCATTTCCACCCTCACAAGGGGTGTGCTGGAGTCAGCCGATGGTTAAATTTTCAAAGAGTTTCTAAGgtattgggattcattgttctttaaacGATTCTGGTGAGTCCATCTGGCCCTGGCGGCTtccttagggaattcattgatggcttgttcaattttttattCAGAAATGATTGCTCCATTTTCAGTGACTATTTACATCTTGCAAATCAGCAAAAGCTACAAACGCAGTCCTGATGAATTCTTTTGTCAATTTCTAGACACAGGAGGGATGGGAACATGTTAAAATGCaggtgaaatgtgaaagtgtgcACTTGGTGCATTTTTTAGGAGTGCTGGTTGTTAAGCCATTACCAGCACACTCCTCCTTACCCATCTCCTCAGCAGTCAGCCAgtaacattcattaagcacccaAGTATTGTGCTTCTCTCAAGTCTCTTTCCTcttcacatatgtgtgtgtgtgtattccacACAACAGCTGAAGTGATGTTCCTAAAGTACAAGTCTCATCATAGAACTCCTCTGCCCAAATTCTAGTAGCTCCCTCTTGCCTTTGgcataaaatgcaaactcctttgaCTGAAGTCAGCCAACCAATGCCTGccatatgccaggcattatggcTAAGTGCAGggtaaatacaaagaaaggcaaaaacaccgTCCCTTCCCTCGATAAGTTTTCATTCTAATGGTGGAAACAGCATACAGAAAGCTAAGTAGAAACAAGATACAtgagggcagttgggtagctcagtggattgagagccaggcctagagattggaggtcctgggttcaaatctggcctcaggcacttcccagcagtgtgaccctgggcaagtcacttacccctcattgcctagccattaccactgttctgacttggagccaattgAAGGCCAGCCAATGCAAAGgctgaagaaaggaaaggagcaaGAATGAGCATCATGAGGGCAGAAAAGCCAGTGTCACTGCTAGTAGAAAACAGAAGGGGCAGGATTCTTCAGAGTTCTCTCCAGTGTGGCTCTAGCCGACCTCACCAGGCTGATTGCACATTCATACTCTTCAGTCCCTCCAAAGCAGACTCTTTATTACTTACACGGGGCATTATATTTCCCATCTCTGGCCCCCatccttcgatttctttttctcctctcctctgactTCTTTCAAGCTTTAGTCCAAGCCCTACCTTCTACAAACTCCCATCAGAGCTACTCCTGTTCCCCCAACTAATGCCTCATCCCCCCAATTACCCTGGATTGTCTTTGAATATATTGACTATTTCTTTATCTATGTATGGGACACTTTTTGAACAAGTGTGAACTCCGTGAGGGCAGGTACTGCTTTATCATTGTCTTGACATCGTCCTTGGTTGCTGccatagttcctggcacaaagtTGTCACCTAATGCTCATTAACCGCTTCATTGTGGAAGGCCTTCAGTGCCAGGTGAAGGAGCTGCCATTTTCATCTCATTgttgttttttctccttcattgttgaagaggaccaatgacattgcCGATGATCCCTTACAGGGGTCACTCTTGATGTGAAGAATAgaaacttagaggtcattgaCATGTCAGAACATGCTGGAACACATCATTCTTGCCAGAGTACATCCCAAACCCCATTTCTGAGAAATCCCCAACCCCCACAAGAGCTCCCTGGGTCTTGGCCTCCAACACCTCCGAATGACTTTCTGGTCCCCTGACTTCCCACATGAATTGTTCTGATAGAAATCACATTAGAAAATGGCTTCAAACACATAGGGCCAACATAGTAACTGCTgattaatatgaataataaaaataatttctttcattgaattaatcaattattaaaagaataataaatgaatttatttcattaaacagaTCAGTTACTGATACAAgtactaaattaatttatttcattaaattaattgttattatgaatagtaaaaataatttgtttccttaaattcattcattattaagatgaataataaaaagcatttatctcATTGAATCAACTAATCGTTAATGTGAAGAATAAAAtccatttatttcattaaattagtaaattaataatatgaataacaaataatttattttaatgaatttgatGTTAttgtgaataataaaaataaatgatttaattatattatcaaatcactagtatgaattttaaaaataatttatttcattgaattgatcattaatataaataatatatttcatttcattcggTCAATCAACTAATTATGGATATTAAACTTAATTTATTCCATTCAATTGATCAATTATTGTGAAAAACAATCTTAATCCATCCattcaattaattattaatatgaataattaatttATTCCTTTCATGAAATTATTAAGGGATAGGAGGAGATGGGTAAGGAGGAGTGTGCTGGTAATGGCTTAACAACCAGCACTCCTAAAAAATGCACCAAGTgcacactttcacatttcacctGCATTTTAACATGTTCCCATCCCTCCTGTGTCTAGAAATTGACAAAAGAATTCATCAGGACTGCGTTTGTAGCTTTTGCTGATTTGCAAGATGTAAATAGTCACTGAAAATG
Above is a genomic segment from Monodelphis domestica isolate mMonDom1 chromosome X, mMonDom1.pri, whole genome shotgun sequence containing:
- the LOC130456156 gene encoding fizzy-related protein homolog is translated as MSWSLTEYGSSRSSPGKHGDRFIPSRSAANWDLKFHRTQDSEKSLKEKWPSRQATSGNSPIYSALLDNELLGVGIERVQNVKGRGQRLPQPCSPEKEDLFVYSPSTEGWWRPDAVRAASSHGMSSISSKSQALLASQKKTPKSISAKPFKILEAPELQDNFCLNLLDWSSLNIISVGLGTSVFLWHAATCQVVRVCDLSVEGDSVTSVCWSQRGILLAVGTQKGFVHVWDVVAERRVCVLNKHSSRVSVLAWNADQISSGSRDKLILQRDLRTRAMQSRRCLQGHSGEVCGLEWSTNRRLLASSGKDNTVVLWTPASPKPVQQHTGHKAAVKAIAWSPHQHGLLASGGCQADCAILFWNTLTNQILQSIHTGSQVGNLAWSRHTNELVSTHGSPENQIAIWKYPSLAQANKLTGHTCPVSHLTVSPDGQVIATGAADETLRLWEVFNKTHPSRPSESTLDLFTRIR